A window of the Burkholderia sp. 9120 genome harbors these coding sequences:
- a CDS encoding 2-oxoglutarate dehydrogenase E1 component → MMKQFQSNSYLFGGNAPYVEEMYEAYLDNPASVPENWRSYFDALQNVPASDGSNANDVAHGPIVESFAQRAKANAFIPRAATGGEDLATSRKQVYVQSLIGAYRFLGSQWANLDPLKRRERPAIPELEPAFYDFTEADLDQEFSATNLYFGFERASLREIVKALRDTYCGTIGAEYMYISDPEQKRWWKEKLESIRSTPNFSNDKKKHILNRLTAAEGLERFLHTKYVGQKRFSLEGGESFIASMDEVVRHGGANGVQEIVIGMAHRGRLNVLVNTLGKMPADLFAEFEGKHVDDLPAGDVKYHKGFSSDVSTEGGPVHLSLAFNPSHLEIVNPVVEGSAKARMDRRGDDSGLQVLPVQIHGDAAFAGQGVVMETLNLAQTRGYGTHGTLHIVINNQIGFTTSDPRDSRSTLYCSDVVKMIEAPVLHVNGDDPEAVVLATQLAIDFRMQFHKDVVVDIVCFRKLGHNEQDTPAVTQPLMYKTIAKHPGTRALYAEKLVQQGVITAEEGDDFVKAYRKAMDEGHHTVDPVLSNYKSKYAVDWVPFLNRKWTDAADTAVPLAELKRLAERITTVPENFKVHPLVERVLNDRRAMGRGEAKLDWGMGEHLAFASLVASGYAVRLTGQDSGRGTFTHRHSVLHDQNRERWNDGTYVPLQNIAEGQAKFNVIDSVLSEEAVLGFEYGYSTAEPNTFVAWEAQFGDFVNGAQVVIDQFISSGEVKWGRVSGLTMLLPHGYEGQGPEHSSARIERFLQLCADHNMQVVQPTTPAQIFHLLRRQMIRLFRKPLIVATPKSLLRHKEAVSDLSELAKGAFQPIIGEVDEAVDAKKVKRVVACSGRVYYDLVAHRREAKQYDVAIIRIEQLYPFAHKQFEAEMKKYDNATEVVWVQDEPQNQGPWFYIEHHLKEGMKDGQKLAYSGRPASASPAVGYYAKHYEQQKALIEGAFGRLKSSSIAK, encoded by the coding sequence ATGATGAAGCAATTCCAGTCGAACTCTTATCTGTTCGGCGGCAATGCTCCGTACGTAGAAGAAATGTACGAAGCGTATCTCGACAATCCGGCGTCAGTGCCCGAGAACTGGCGCAGCTATTTCGACGCGTTGCAGAATGTTCCTGCATCGGACGGCAGCAATGCCAACGACGTGGCCCACGGCCCGATCGTCGAATCGTTTGCTCAACGGGCCAAGGCTAACGCCTTCATCCCGCGCGCTGCGACCGGCGGCGAAGATCTCGCTACCTCCCGCAAGCAAGTCTATGTGCAGTCCCTCATCGGCGCATATCGCTTCCTCGGCTCGCAATGGGCCAATCTCGATCCGCTGAAGCGCCGCGAACGTCCCGCTATTCCCGAACTGGAACCCGCGTTCTACGACTTCACCGAAGCCGACCTGGACCAGGAGTTCAGCGCCACGAACCTGTATTTCGGTTTCGAGCGCGCGTCGCTGCGCGAGATCGTCAAGGCATTGCGTGACACGTACTGCGGCACGATCGGCGCCGAGTATATGTACATCAGCGATCCGGAACAGAAGCGCTGGTGGAAAGAGAAGCTCGAGTCGATCCGTTCGACGCCGAATTTCTCGAACGACAAGAAAAAGCACATCCTGAACCGTTTGACGGCCGCTGAAGGCCTCGAGCGCTTCCTGCACACCAAGTATGTCGGCCAGAAACGCTTCTCGCTCGAAGGCGGCGAAAGCTTCATCGCGTCGATGGACGAAGTCGTGCGTCACGGCGGCGCCAACGGCGTTCAGGAAATCGTTATCGGCATGGCTCACCGCGGCCGTCTGAACGTGCTGGTCAATACGCTGGGCAAGATGCCGGCGGACCTGTTCGCCGAATTCGAAGGCAAGCACGTCGACGACCTGCCTGCCGGCGACGTCAAGTACCACAAGGGTTTCTCGTCGGACGTCTCGACCGAAGGCGGCCCGGTTCACCTGTCGCTCGCGTTCAACCCGTCGCACCTCGAAATCGTCAACCCGGTGGTCGAAGGTTCGGCGAAGGCCCGTATGGACCGTCGCGGCGACGACAGCGGCCTGCAAGTGCTGCCGGTGCAGATCCACGGCGACGCGGCCTTCGCCGGCCAGGGCGTCGTGATGGAAACGCTGAACCTCGCGCAAACGCGCGGTTACGGCACGCACGGCACGCTGCACATCGTCATCAACAACCAGATCGGCTTCACGACGTCGGACCCGCGCGACTCGCGCTCCACGTTGTATTGCTCGGACGTGGTCAAGATGATCGAAGCGCCGGTGCTGCACGTGAACGGCGACGATCCCGAAGCGGTCGTGCTGGCTACGCAGCTGGCCATCGACTTCCGGATGCAGTTCCACAAAGACGTGGTCGTCGACATCGTCTGTTTCCGCAAGCTGGGTCACAACGAGCAGGACACGCCGGCGGTCACGCAGCCGCTGATGTACAAGACCATCGCCAAGCATCCGGGCACGCGCGCGCTGTACGCTGAAAAGCTGGTGCAACAAGGCGTGATCACGGCGGAAGAAGGCGACGATTTCGTCAAGGCCTACCGTAAGGCCATGGACGAAGGTCACCACACGGTCGACCCGGTCCTGTCGAATTACAAGAGCAAGTACGCGGTGGATTGGGTGCCGTTCCTGAACCGCAAGTGGACCGACGCAGCCGACACGGCCGTGCCGCTCGCGGAACTGAAGCGCCTCGCCGAACGCATCACCACGGTGCCGGAAAACTTCAAGGTTCACCCGCTGGTCGAGCGCGTTCTCAACGACCGTCGCGCGATGGGCCGTGGCGAAGCCAAGCTCGACTGGGGTATGGGCGAGCACCTGGCATTCGCGTCGCTGGTCGCGTCCGGCTATGCCGTGCGTCTGACCGGTCAGGACTCGGGCCGCGGCACGTTCACGCACCGTCACTCGGTGCTGCACGATCAGAACCGCGAACGCTGGAACGACGGCACGTACGTGCCGCTGCAGAACATCGCGGAAGGTCAGGCGAAGTTCAACGTGATCGATTCGGTGCTGTCGGAAGAAGCGGTGCTCGGTTTCGAGTACGGCTACTCGACCGCTGAACCGAATACGTTCGTCGCGTGGGAAGCGCAGTTCGGCGACTTCGTGAACGGCGCGCAAGTCGTGATCGACCAGTTCATCTCGTCGGGCGAAGTGAAGTGGGGCCGCGTGTCGGGTCTCACGATGCTGCTGCCGCACGGCTACGAAGGCCAGGGTCCGGAACACTCGTCGGCACGCATCGAGCGTTTCCTGCAACTGTGCGCAGATCACAACATGCAGGTCGTTCAACCGACCACGCCGGCGCAGATTTTCCACCTGTTGCGCCGTCAGATGATCCGGCTGTTCCGCAAGCCGCTGATCGTCGCGACGCCGAAGTCGCTGCTGCGCCACAAGGAAGCCGTGTCGGATCTGTCGGAACTGGCCAAGGGCGCGTTCCAGCCGATCATCGGCGAAGTGGACGAAGCGGTCGACGCGAAGAAGGTCAAGCGCGTGGTGGCCTGCTCGGGCCGCGTGTACTACGACCTCGTCGCGCATCGCCGCGAAGCGAAGCAGTACGACGTCGCGATCATCCGTATCGAACAGCTCTATCCGTTCGCGCACAAGCAGTTCGAAGCGGAAATGAAGAAGTACGACAACGCGACCGAAGTGGTCTGGGTGCAGGACGAGCCGCAGAATCAAGGCCCGTGGTTCTACATCGAGCATCACCTGAAGGAAGGCATGAAGGACGGACAGAAGCTGGCGTACAGCGGCCGTCCGGCTTCGGCCTCGCCGGCAGTCGGCTACTACGCGAAGCACTACGAGCAGCAGAAGGCGCTTATCGAGGGCGCGTTCGGCCGTCTCAAGAGCTCGTCGATCGCTAAATAA